In Toxoplasma gondii ME49 chromosome VIII, whole genome shotgun sequence, a single genomic region encodes these proteins:
- a CDS encoding propionate-CoA ligase (encoded by transcript TGME49_232580) translates to MCKREILRDTLRRVYTASSAEQQGFSWKPKLDCRSGISGKRLVPPPFRSGTFRTIISSKGTYPCFSRTCLFRSFSSYISSAACPSDFKERKNASLSQWNIKTPSDPGWLFRLPDQQLSAPCGATSSFRYFVSKAHENYPPSECLQDQLHRESLEDPIGFWRQQAASVRWFKPFSAVLDSSDAPIYRWFPGGHVNACYEAVDSHVHNGRAGAYAIIYDSPSTGSKEKITYGELLERVSALADALRKAGVHEGDRVLIYMPVVPEAAISMLACARIGAVHAVTFGGFGTQELSTRIDHAKPKAIIAASCGIEPRRIVPYKEGLEHALQLSSHKPEFKVILQRSQHECTLESSDIDWDCFIKSGSGQCDILPVDSNHPLYLLYTSGTTGDPKGIVRDHAGQCVSSHYTASAIYGIRPGNTVFCASDLGWVLGHSIMVYGTLIGGGTSVMYEGKPVMAKDAGAFWRISSEYGVSKIFTAPSALRNIRVADPHGERLRAYDLSRLRTVYLVGERTDHATFRWFTNALEDTFATAYPSRTPPLVIDHWWQSETGWPMTCLMAGQPFSEDDYTPLREGSCGKPCPGWDLRILDNDGEEVEDEMTGHIAVKLPMPPGSLKSLYQNDNRYISTYLSRFPGYYDTGDSGHFDDDGYLHIEGRTDDVINVSAHRISGLSIEEVLTKHPEVASAAVVGVTDAMKGHVPVAVVILRPQSPRQSKDEQQQRRNKVIEELVHNVRQRIGPFACFRTCVIVEKLPHTRSGKTLRKTITLILEGHRYSVPPTIDDPSALSELKQAVKEQLGVEERSVGQNHCMWRNGYPVTVKDVEDK, encoded by the exons ATGTGTAAAAGGGAGATTCTTCGAGATACTCTACGAAGAGTTTATACCGCGAGCTCGGCAGAGCAGCAGGGTTTTTCCTGGAAACCAAAGTTAGATTGCCGATCTGGAATAAGTGGAAAACGACTGGTACCGCCCCCGTTCAGAAGTGGGACTTTTAGGACCATAATTTCATCAAAGGGAACGTACCCATGTTTCTCTCGGACTTGCCTTTTTCGGTCTTTTTCATCTTACATCTCCTCAGCTGCGTGTCCAAGCGATttcaaggaaagaaagaacgcgtCGCTTTCTCAATGGAACATTAAGACTCCTAGCGACCCCGGATGGTTGTTTAGGCTTCCTGACCAACAGCTCTCTGCGCCCTGTGGGGCAACTTCTTCATTCCGGTATTTTGTTTCCAAAGCTCACG agaacTACCCTCCGTCGGAATGTCTCCAGGATCAACTGCACAGGGAATCTCTGGAAGACCCGATAGGTTTTTGGAGGCAGCAGGCTGCAAGTGTTCGCTGGTTCAAGCCATTCTCGGCAGTTCTCGATTCATCTGATGCTCCGATCTACCGGTGGTTTCCAGGAGGTCACGTCAACGCCTGCTACGAAGCTGTCGATTCGCATGTCCACAATGGACGAGCTGGTGCCTATGCGATTATCTATGACTCCCCCTCTACGGGATCAAAGGAGAAAATCACGTATGGAGAACTCCTGGAGAGGGTCAGCGCCCTTGCTGACGCCCTGCGAAAGGCAGGAGTTCATGAAGGTGATCGGGTTCTGATCTATATGCCAGTGGTACCGGAAGCAGCTATTTCCATGCTTGCCTGCGCACGCATCGGCGCCGTGCATGCCGTTACTTTCGGAGGATTTGGAACCCAGGAGCTCTCTACCCGCATTGATCATGCAAAACCGAAAGCGATAATAGCGGCTTCATGTGGCATTGAACCCCGGCGGATCGTACCTTACAAGGAGGGTCTTGAACATGCCTTGCAGCTGTCATCTCACAAACCAGAGTTCAAGGTTATTCTCCAGAGATCTCAGCATGAATGTACATTGGAGAGCAGTGATATTGACTGGGACTGTTTCATCAAAAGCGGGTCTGGCCAGTGTGATATCCTTCCAGTTGATTCTAATCATCCTCTATATCTTCTATACACATCCGGTACCACTGGGGACCCAAAAGGTATTGTCCGCGATCACGCTGGCCAGTGTGTTTCAAGTCACTATACTGCCTCAGCAATTTATGGAATCAGACCCGGGAATACCGTTTTCTGTGCGTCGGACCTTGGCTGGGTTCTTGGTCACTCCATAATGGTTTATGGAACATTGATTGGCGGTGGAACATCTGTCATGTACGAAGGAAAACCGGTCATGGCAAAGGATGCGG GTGCCTTTTGGAGAATATCGAGCGAGTACGGCGTTTCAAAAATCTTTACCGCACCGTCTGCACTCCGAAATATAAGGGTTGCAGATCCACACGGGGAGAGATTGAGAGCCTACGATCTGTCGCGGCTGCGGACTGTTTACCTGGTCGGCGAGCGAACAGACCACGCCACGTTTCGCTGGTTTACAAACGCCCTTGAAGACACATTTGCCACGGCATATCCTAGCCGTACTCCACCTCTTGTAATTGACCACTGGTGGCAGTCTGAAACTGGTTGGCCAATGACCTGCCTTATGGCTGGCCAGCCGTTCAGCGAAGATGACTACACTCCCCTCAG GGAAGGCTCCTGCGGAAAACCTTGCCCCGGTTGGGATCTCCGAATCCTGGACaacgacggcgaagaagtggaagatgAGATGACCGGGCATATCGCTGTGAAGTTGCCAATGCCTCCCGGATCACTCAAGAGTCTTTATCAGAACGACAACAG GTATATCAGCACATATCTGTCGCGTTTTCCAGGATATTACGATACAGGAGACAGTGGACATTTTGATGATGACGGGTACCTGCATATCGAAGGCAGAACTGATGATGTCATCAACGTATCCGCCCATCGTATTTCCGGTTTGTCAATCGAGGAGGTCCTCACCAAACATCCAGAAGTTGCCAGTGCTGCAGTTGTTGGCGTCACCGACGCCATGAAAGGTCATGTTCCTGTTGCTGTGGTTATTCTCCGTCCACAATCGCCTCGTCAAAGTAAGGATGAACAGCAacaaagaaggaacaaaGTCATCGAAGAGTTAGTTCACAATGTCCGCCAGCGTATTGGCCCGTTTGCATGCTTCAGAACATGTGTCATAGTAGAGAAGCTACCACACACCAGGTCAGGAAAGACACTACGAAAAACCATAACACTAATTCTCGAAGGGCATCGGTACTCTGTACCCCCTACGATCGACGATCCATCTGCTCTCTCAGAGCTCAAGCAAGCTGTGAAGGAACAACTAGGTGTTGAAGAGAGGTCAGTTGGACAGAATCACTGCATGTGGAGGAATGGATATCCTGTAACTGTAAAGGACGTCGAAGATAAGTAA